The sequence AGCCATGAATATTCCAGAGATGAGGTAGATAGTAGATTCTAGAAGAGGTGGCAGTGAGGAGCTTAGGCCCTCACGTAGGTGTTGATGCCCAGCAGAGATGGCCCAAGCAGTCCTAGAAGACTGCTCTGGGACCAGAGGTCTGTGGAGAAGGTTGGGCGATGCCCCAGTCTTCACCAACTCTCAGGCCTGGGTCAGCAGCAAAGTGGATGCCACCCTCGGGACTGTAGTGCACAGGGCCACAGCGCAACTGGGGCTCCTCCTCCTCGTACCAGCGCTGTTCACTGAAATCGGGGAAGAAGACTGCAATCTCTCTACTGGCTGAAACCACTGAGTCTgtaaggggaggagaggaagagaaggggttcTCATAGGGAGTGCAGGGTAGACGCAAGAAGCAGTCATAATCAGCTTCAGAGCCTGTACTTCTCCCACCCCTACGTCCTGGGCCACATCTGCCGAGGTCACCACAAAGGGCCAGAAACCCAACTGGGAGGAAAGCTCCCTGGGGGACCTGCCTTTCAACCCCACCACCCAGCCTGCCCAGCGTCCTTGAACCAAATTCCCTTTGAATACTGTGGACACGGGAGGCAGCCTCACCTGAGCCGTGGGTTGTGTTACGGGTGTCGGTGAGGCCAA is a genomic window of Cervus canadensis isolate Bull #8, Minnesota chromosome 22, ASM1932006v1, whole genome shotgun sequence containing:
- the LOC122424262 gene encoding nucleoside diphosphate kinase 6-like, yielding MEVLSPCRALFYQRLVEFMASGPIRAYILAHKDAIQLWRTVMGPTRVFRARHVAPDSIRGSFGLTDTRNTTHGSDSVVSASREIAVFFPDFSEQRWYEEEEPQLRCGPVHYSPEGGIHFAADPGLRVGEDWGIAQPSPQTSGPRAVF